GTTCCGTATTCAATCACCGCAAGTGTACTATTCGTTGGACTGCCGGTTAGACAAGTTGCTCCATCCGGAACGATCACGATGTATTCGGCTGCGCCTGGAGAAGCATCCCAGGTGTAGACCTCAATGTCGCTTGCGCATACACTTGAGTTCCCCGAAATATTGTCGACCGGTTTTGGAACTCCAAAAATAGCCATACAACGATCCAAGCCCTCTCCACATGCATTTCTTCCATGCACACATATTTCTCCTTGCTGAAATGTATCGGGAAAAGTTACGGTAATTGAATTGCCTGTAGAATCACCTACAAAACTAGCGCCTGGTGGTAGGCTCCATTTGTATCCAAGTGTTGCACCACTAATGGAAGAAATTGAATACTCGTAAGATCCATTGCAAACTCCAAAATTTAACTCAGCTGAAATTAAATTTGGACGTTTAAGAACAGAACATGTATCTAGAGAAATACATTTCAAATCATCGTTGTAATATTCCTCATTATTAATAAAATGAAAAAGACTCCTTGCTCCAAAAACGGATGGTCCGCTACTTAAAGGGCATTTAACAGCAATCGCAAGAATGTCCATAGAATCGGGATAAAGCGAACTCCAGTCGTTTTTTGAAACTCTTGATAAGTAGAAATGGTTAATATCAATTTCATTTTGAATAAAATCATCACCGGAAGCCAAGGTATCGTTACCGTCCAGAAGATCACTTCCTCTTGATATTAAAGTAGCTTGTATGGATACTAATGATTCTCGGTTATCGATCACCTGTCCCATCAGCAGTTCCAGGACAGAATCCTTCTGACCCAGCAAACCGTAAATAGTTTCGCTTTCAAGAGTGGTATCGTTTAATATCAGGCTATCACAATACGAAGCAAAGTCAATTAGATGGACCAAACTATCCAAGTCCATAGTACTAATCGCAGTTGAAGCAGAATCAAGAAGTGTTAAACTATCTTTCATTAAATTTAGGTAACCAAGCCTTGACATCAGTTCCAATTTGTTGTTGCCATAAAAAGACGAGATAGAAGTATCTTCTGCCGTAAGCGTAGTATCAATTAAAATCTTCTGCATTAAATTTTTCTTAGAAAACCACACTGTTTGTTCATCAAAATTCAGACTATGTACACTGTCCCGTGCTGTTAATATATCTTTTCGGGAAATCCGGGAGTTTGAAACAGGAACAATTTCCGGATCCATACAATATTCAGGAAAATCAATATCTGATGAACTGCAACTTGCTTCAGTGCCCGAGATTCCGTTGAACCATCCTGATGATGGATCGATTGAAGTAGGCATGTGTAATAAAGTTGAAGGATCAGCTACTATTTGTTCATGTGAAAGAGCTGGAATATTCTCATGCTTTGCAGCCCAAATAGTATACGAACCTCTCCAAGAATTACCTTCATGAATTTGGTCACCCATTTCACCAGAGCGAGATACATGCAAACCAAAGGCATCTCTAAACATTGAATTACTTTCCCAAATCCCATTGTTAGTTCCTTCAAAATAAAAACCTTCGTAAGTATGGCCAACAGTATTGCATTTGTAAAAATAATCTCCGGCTTGACTGAACGTGGTACGTATTCCGTACTGAGAAGAATTACTCAGAGAGTTAAAGGTTCCTTGAATGTAATTACAGGTAAGCATTAAATTGGAACATCCGCTCACCTGAATACCATCACCTTCAGGAGACAAACTGGAAGGAAAATAAATATCATTCGATGCGACTTTATAAGCATTGCAGGAGTTTAATAAAACTCCTATTGAATAGATTGAACTGGTTGCCATGTAAATTGTATTGTGGGAAAGCACAGAATAATTACTGGACAATCCACCATCCATTGCACTAATTCCAATTGATTGACCTGATGTGGAGACCATATTGATTATGTTTCCGTAAACATTAAGTTTTTGTGCTTGGTCATTCAAATTAAGATCTATGCCAATAGAGTGTGCTAGAATTGTATTGTTAAGCACTTCTACAATTAAATTTGTAGAATTGACAATTCGGATACCATTTTTAGTGGAAATATTTCCAAAATTATTTCCTTCTAAATGAGCATTTACATGAAATGCTGAAATGCCATTTCCATTACCATAGAATAGCGGGTTATTTAATACCACTAGAAGTTCAGCTCCAGTTGAACTTTCGGAATAAATGGAAGAACCTAGTGCAGAACGATCACTAATTAAAGATCGATATCCATTATCATAGTTCGTAATATTTTCAAAACGAATTTCATTTTCAAGATTCACATTACTGTTGTGTGCCAGGATTCCAAAATTTAAATTGTTGAAATAAATTTGGTCTGCTAAAGTGCCGCCAACAGTACCTTGCAGATCAAGAAGAGCAAGATCGTTAACGAAAATTCCAGCAAGAGGATATGTTCCAGGCTGAGTGCTTTGAGTAGCATATGGCAACGGAAGTGTTGCAGTACCTATAAAATGAGTTTTATTCATTAATAAATTCACGTTGTTCAAACTAGAAGAAGCAGGTGGTACATATAATCCAATGTAATTACTGCTGAAAGTGGCATCATCAGAACTAAAATTTGATCCATCTAATAATTTAGCCCCGAATTCTGCTCCGTTTATTTCAGATCCGCCATCAACTATTAAGATGCCCCCATCTTCAACAATGACTCCACCCCACATTTCATCGCATGGTTCAAGGAGAGAACTACTAGTAATATGCAATGTTGAATTTGGATGAACCGTGATTGTCATGCCACCAGAAATATCAAGAGTACACGCTGACAAAGTAATTGTATACGCAGGTGATCCTGAGCTATTACCAATTTCAACTGATTCATTCAAATTACTGGAGCCCGATATTGTATTTGATGCAGGGGAATGATCATCAAAATCGGATTGATTTGAGTAACTTGCAAATGTGTGACAACACAATGGATCTTGTGCCACGGTAATTGTGGAACTTGAACTGCATCCATTAACATCAGTTCCTATTACGGTATATGTCGTAGATGAACTCGGCGAAACTACTGCGGTGGAACATGGTGAAGTACAGGTCAATGAAGGTAACCATGAATAAGAGCTTGCTCCAGATGCAGACAGATTAATCTGTCCTTCAGAACAAGATGCGGTATTTGAAAAAGATGAAATTACGGTTGGCAATCCATTTCCTGTTATATGTTGGCTTGCCGTTGCGGCACAATTAATTGCGTCGGTCGCCGTAACATTATATGTAACACCTACGGGCAGATTACTAAAAACTCCGGTGGAATTCGAAATACTACCTGGATTTAATATAAAATTAACTGTCCCAGTGTTTCCAGTTGGTACAAATGTTAATATTCCATTGGATTGACCTATACATCCTTCATTGGTGATAGTAGTAGAGAGTGACAGGGGGCAAGATAAAAATGAAACACTTACAGATGAAGTGCGGGTGCATCCATTGGCGTCAGTAATAGTTGCTGTGTATACACCCGAAACAAGGCTAGTTGCAGTTAAACTAGTTTGAACAGGAATTGTATTCCAACTTACTGTATAAGGTGATGTGCCACCAGAAATACTTACTGAAGCAGTCCCATCATTGCTACTTGGTGTGGAAGCTGGTGTACTAGAAGTTGATCCATTCAATTGATCTGGTTCTGAAATAATTATTGCAGCAATAGACGAACAACCCTTCGAGTCGGTAGTAGTAACTGTATATGTGCCGCCGCTTAAATTACTAGGATTTGCAATTGTACTATTTCCTGGAGACCACAGATAAGTATAAGGAACAGTTCCTCCATAGGCGGTGACTACACTTGAACCATCAGTCATGCCATTGCAGGAAATATTGGTATAAGATGAAACATAAGTTAATAATTGAGTTGGCTCACTGATGCTTGCAGTCCTTGTACCGTTGCATGATCCGTTTGTAACAGTTACAGTATATATCCCTGATGAAAGATCAATTGCTGGGTTAGTTGCCTGAGGTGGAGTACTTGACCATTGATATGAACATCCACTGCAAGTACCAGTCACTTGTAATTGTCCATTATTGCCACCATTACAACTGACATTGGTTTGAGTTATTGATGGCACGCTATAGTTCGAATTGATTAAAACAAAACTTTGGGTAGAAGAACATCCAGATTTTGTGACTGTAACAGTGTAAGTACCCGCTACTAATCCAGTTAAATCTTCTGTAGAAATTGACCCTGGTTGCCACATGAAAGTATTACCACTTCCAAGAACCGTGATATTGATCGAACCATTCGCTCCACCACCACAAGTTGGCTGGGAAACTGATGCCGTTGTAATACCTGTGGTATTTGAAGAGGTCGTGAAAGGATTTGATGTTCTACAATTATTTCCGCTTAATGTACTAACTGTAACTTTATACTGACCACCACTATTCACAACGCACAAATTACTTGTCGTAGGTGCTTGTATTGATTGCCATATGGCGGTATTAGGATTAAATTTAAACCACTCATAATAATAATTTGAAGAGCCTTCGAAAGTAGTTTCGGATAAAGTAATATTACAGCTGATTGGAGACCCAGCACTAATTGATGGTCTACTCAGAGTATTAATAGAGGCAAATCGAGTACATCCACTTCCATTTGTAATTATCACACTTGAAGAACCAGAAGATGTTACTACTAATGATTGATTGGTGCTGCCATCATTCCATAAATAACTAGTTCCACTGGATGCCAAGAATACAACATTTGAGTTATTTGCAGTACACGATGACGTAATCGAAGCTAATGGGTTGGCCTGTATTTGAATATTTACAGAAGCGCTATTCCCAACACAACTCCCATTTGATTTGTAATAATAATATTCGCCAGTGGTAGTCGGCGCAAAAGACCTTCCTGTGCTTAATGAACCTGTGGTTCCAACTTTATACCATTGCAAAGTTCCAGATATATTACCATTTAAAAGAAGGGGCTCACCTTCGCAAATCGAATAAGTATTAGTACCTGCATCATAAGAATAATTCCCAACTACTTCAATTTGGGGAGTGATATTACTAACCCATACATCTCTGCTACAATTATATGTGTAGTCACAATCAATCCGATGCTCAGTTAAAGTAAGAACAGCTTTGTAGGGATTTTTTGCACTAGATGTACTCAAATCATATGATGGAAGACATAAATTTATTGGATAACTGACACTGTAATCATCTGTCACATTAGTGGCACAAGTAACTGAAGGCATTTCCAAGCTATTAGTTTTGTCCCTCAATTCAAAAGCTGCGGTAATATTACCTTCAGAAGTCCCTTGATAATTAAATTGAACGCGTACCGAAGTGATAGTGGTCGTTGTACATCTTGGTGCATCATTTGTATAAAAAGTTACCGGATGATCCAATTGATTCACCATATAACTTGACGTAAACCATTGTGCCGCATATGGCAACACTAAATTCTCATCATTTGTCGTATTTGAACTTGCACGCCATTCATTGTAAAATATTTTTTCGGCACTATAGATATTAGGTGTGATATTTTCACCAGTTAATATTGGGCTTTCAAACCACTCACCGAAAAAAGCTTCGCCCGCTCCCATATGTACCTTTTCTTCGGAACTAAAAATTGGGTGAATATCTGTTTGATCCAAAGTAGGTATTGCTTTAAAATTATTTAATCTATCTCCATACGACCCAGAAACCATACCAGATGGATTCGTCCTGTAAAAATGTAAAAGAATTCTATCAGTTAGTTTTCGAAGCCCGGGGGTACCATCAAGGCCATCAAGTGTATCTGCAACATTCTGCGGAGCAAGTCTCGCTGGGTAAAGATCTGGATCTACATTTCTTAAATAACCAAGATAAATTTCTGTCAATAAATTATTGTTATCAGCAATGCTCCTCAAGGAAAATAAATATGGAGGTATAGGTGAACCTCCACTGGTCTGGGTCTTGCTTTGAACTGCAAGCTGATTCCATTTGCTCTCAATATCACTCAATCCGTCACCATCATCAGTTTTATTCCAATATTCATATTCAACATTCAAAACATCAAAATTTATGCAGGTCCCATTTGTTGCGACCAATCTCCCAAGGCCCAATAAGTATCTATAGAATTGATTAATATAGAGAGATTGATTTTGTAGTGAATCAATATTTGTTTCCTCAATTATCCGAATCAATGTCGAGTCATTATTTACTAATGACCTTTCATTTGAAGTTAAATTAAATATTGGCATAGAAATATTATTCGTGTTGTAATCAATAACACTTAAATAAAAATCTTCTTTAAACCCAGCTGTTCCAAATGAATTTACGCAGTAATTATTTTTAGCAAGTTGCATAAATTCACACAATCTATTTGTAAGGAAATTGTATAGGGTTGGATTGTTTGTTTGTAAAGTTCCATTAAAAAGTGATCCCATTCCGTACAAAATCAAATATGTAAATCGATTTTCTTTTACATAATTTAATAGTTCTATTTCTTTTTCATACACGCCATCAGGACTACCGAATGGACTTAGGTCTACTCCCAGAATTGATTTATTTCTATCAAGTTGTAAAATATTATTTTGGTCAGAATATAAAGTTATGAATTTATCAACATACAGCCCACGAGGATGATCACTTGCAACTCTATTGACACTTGTATAACTTATTGGATGAGTACTATATTTGCTAATAGTAAAATACATGTGGTCTGTAATGCTTGCTTCATTTAAAGATTGGATTATACCGGACACTTCTGTTGTATGGTTTGAAACAAATTTTGCATAATTATGCCATAATGAATCAAATCCACTTACAACCATATATTGTTGATCATCTATCTGACAACTATTCGAATTCCATCCCAAGGATACTTTTATTGTGCTGTTACCAGCAATTCTTTTTACATTCCAATATTCGCAAATACCTAAATCAACACTATCCAAAGTTCCAGAGATATTTAAACTGTCAGGGAAATATTGTACTTGAAATTCATCTGTGATAGAACTTGGTGGAGAAATGGATAATGGATGATAAGGTCCAGTTGATAATAAAGAATCTCCAAGCGGAAATTCAAATTTTGAATTACCAAGCTTTTGCATTGGTCCAAAAATATAGGAGCTATCATTTCCACCTAGAATTATTCCGTTCACCCCTAAAGCGAGAATGTTTGTTGTATCAGTAATCAGTATTCCTTCTGCAAGAATCAAGGAATCATTTAAACTAACAGGAAACCCTAATTTTACAAACGAACGATGCTTGTTAATTTCAATTTTTCTAAATGTCGGTGCAACGGAATTCTTTGTAAGATATTGAACATAATTTCCATTAAAAATAACTTTACCCCCATTCGCTCCGCATTGTATTGGAGAAGTGCTTATGAAATTAATATCTCCACTAAAAATAGTATTTGAATTGTACGCTGGTAAAATATTCACATTCGTACCCTTTTGAATAAACGTTATAGTGTTATTGAAAATATCAATGTTCGAATTAGCTAAAATAAAGTCATGATTGTGTGAACTGGAATCTCGAATCGTAGTATTTCCATTGAAAATATTTCCACCAGAACTCACATCACCTGAAGTTCCATACCTAGTTATTTCAGTGGTAGAATTAAAGGTTGTTCCATTAAGTTGGATATTCCTGCCATAATATGTAAATGACCCTTCAAAAGATGTCCCTGAATTTAGAATCAGTTTAGTACTGGAATTGTTAAGTGCAATAGAAACAGAATTCGAACCTTTCTGAATGAAATTTTTCAATGTTAGATTACCTGTGAAAGTTGAAAGCACACTCATACTTGCCGAACTATCCAAAGTAGTAGTCCCTCCTGAATTTCCGAAATTCATTCCAGCAAGTGCATTATCTAAAACAACTTTTCCTTTCATTCTTGCATTTCCGGTATTCGCAATATAATATCTGTCAGAACCTGTTGATGTATTTAAATTCTTAAAAGTAACACTGTCAAGGAAAAGGGAATTATTTATACTCATAGTTCCAATGCCATTTTTAAGAACAACTGGCGAGGCAAAAGTGTCAACAGAGGTACTCCCACTCGTGAATGTGCATGCAGCAGACGGATTATGATACATGGTTGTTGCTTTTGCAAAATATGAACCGCCCAATGAAGTGATATTACTTGATCCGGTAGTTGTTATTGAACATGTGCCTAAGAATCGTGTACCTTCTAAATAAATGAAAGGTGCGGATGCAGATACATTTGCTTTTATTGACGTACCGCTTTCAAATGCAATTTTTGCTGTACCAGAAAGCGTAAGGTTGATTGAAATAGTTGAATCGGACTGAACAAAATTCCGGAGGTAAAGAAAACCAGCACTAAAACCATTTGTTCCAATTGATAGATTTTTACCACTACTGAGCGAACAACTTCCATTAGAATAACCAAAATAAACTTCACCGTTAGGTGTATCAAAATTAATATTCCCATTGTACGAGGCTGTTCCGTAATAATTTGACCAAATATTTTTTCCGGCGAACGTGACATTGCCATTGAATTGGTTACTTGTACCACGATGTGCGATATAAATTTTACCTGTACTCCTATTAGTTACCCATGCCCTTGAATTAAAAACATCCGGAAAAGAGTCAGAGAGCACCAAATTACCAGAAGCGCTATCAATAATTGAAACAGCTCCATTAAAAGTGTTTCCTCCTTTTCCATTGTCACCTGCCGTTCCTTTCTTCACAACACTCAAGCTGTCATTAAAGGTTGAGCCATTCAACAATATACTGTTTCCTGTGGCACTTACTATTGCTCCAAATGTAGTCCCTTTAAATGTGATGGTAGAAGTACCATACAAACTCAATGTTCCGTTATTAATTTGACCACTTGTAAACATACCGGTTGCAGAAACCGATAAAGTATAAGATTGAAGGTCAATAGTCCCGGAAGTGATGGTAAGTTGCTTAACCGAAGTGTTTGCCGCTAAATAGACATTCCGCGATCCGGTTACTATCGTAACGGTATCCGTAGAGCCTGGGACACCTGACGGAGTCCAATTTGACGAAGTTGCCCATGCAGTAGAAGTATTGCCATTCCAAGTATAATTTCCGGCATAACAGAAACTTGTGAATGTAGCCAAAATGAGGATCAAACTGAGTTGTATATTTTGAATTGCTGAGGACCGGAACATGTCTTTGTGGTTTTTGTTTTTAAAATTACCGAGTGAATGAAACTGAACTTGTATAAGACCCGTCTACTTTCTTGATTTTAACTTCCGCAGAATAATTTAAAAGCCCGGCGAAGTCTCCAAGCCCAAGAGAAATTTCAAATCCATTTCTATGGTAAGAAGTTCCATTTCCAAGAGCACCCGAAACATCGAATACAAAGTTCTGTGACAACAGATCTCCACCTCCGGGAGTGCTTCCCAGTTTAACTTCAAGTCTGTCAATACCAGTAGTATCAAAAAGTTGAACATTCATCACTCCACGAAAAATGGTTGTGTCAGAAATATCAGGTAACCCATTCGAAGCTGTATCGTTATCTATCGGAGTAACTCGAACATCCATTGCTAAAATAGGGAATGAGCTTTGTTGAGCGTGAGCCTCATTTGTTGAGTGGAATAGAAACAATAGGACAAGCATCCATTGAATAATTATTTTCATAATAATTGGAATTTGGAATTATTAATTAGAATCATTCTACTTAAGCGCTTAAAAATGGAAATATGAAAAATCCATGAATAATGCGTGCGAACGTACGTTGTATATTTCAAAAAAAAAGGTGATGAGTTACCGCTAATTACGGTAACTCATCACCACTTGTAGGAAATTATCCAAATATTCCTTAGAATTGTGTTCCTTTGTGTGTTAATTTTTCAATTCAACAACCTTTAACATGTATACGCCTTTTTCTGTAGGGTACTTTGACAAGTCAGCTTCTACAATTTTTTTAGCATCCTTCTTTTTCAATCATTTCGATAAGCTGGTAAAAAAATCAATCCTTATTTCAGATTTTCAAGAGTTGTTTGAAAAAGTCAGGCATGAAAAAATTGATTCATTAATAATTAATTATCAATCACTCGGATTCGATTCAATTCCAAAAATCAAATTAGTCAAACGATCTTTTCCGGAAATCTCAATTCTTGTTATCAACTTTGATCATAGCGAATTTGAACTTACCCATTTACTTAAAGCCGGGGTAAACGCAATTTGTCCGCCAAATAGTTCAATGGAAAATATTTTGTTATGGGCATATGAACTGAAACCCTCAGAAATTCGGAGGAATTACTTAGTGACAAATAAAATTCTTAAAAGAATAAAATCAAATATCATAAATTCTTTGACCGAACTTAGTATGATTGAAATTCAATGTATCAAAGAGTTTTGCTCAGGATTCAAACACGATGAAATTGGTAAAAGACATAATTTATCAAAACGCAGAATAGATAACTTATTCCACTCCATCCGTCAAAAAACCAGCTGCAATTGTCAGGTAGATTTTGTAAGGTTCGGATTGATGTTTGATTTAATTGATTGGCGTTTGTTGGTATTTGAGACTGCAGAAAAGATTAAAGGGCTTTGAGGTTTCATATGTAATGAGTTATGTGTCCGTTCGCTCCGCCGGATACCCACTACGCAGTATCTCCAAGTATCCGTTGCCCCTTATACTTTGTGAGATTCACCCACTCATCAAAGCTTGTCAGATGTAAAATGTGAGATTTCAATTTCAAGGAGAATTAGGGAATCTATTCTATGGATTATATACCAGCTATGCCATATTTACCCCTGCCAATTAATTAAGCTCTCACTCCACTGAACATTTATTCTCATCCCTCTCTGTAATCTGAATGACGAATGTTAGGAAGCTATATTATTATGTCATGCCTTCGGGAGTTTCGCGGATCAGATGATTGCCTAATCTATTATCATTTATCCCATCGGGCGTTTCAAAGGGCACCACTCGGCAACCTTTTCTAGACAAATCTTTCACGCAAGACTGTGCTCCGTCGGAATGGCCATCCCCAATTACAAAGTACACTATGTCGGATCCTTTCGATGATCCGGCATATATGAATTTAGCTTCCTGTTGATTGCCTTACTCCACCGGTAATGACTTCAATACACCCGGTTTCTTCGATCTCAACCCGTCCAAATAATACCGGCCACCCAAATTCTAATCTGAAAAACCTGCTACATTGGATGAATATCAGTTTAAGGGCAATTGATTTAGGCAAATCCTTCGCAGATTTCTACCTTCCGCTGTGGTTCACTTTTGCCGGGGAGTATCCTGTGCAGCTGAAGAAAAATTCCACAATACTAAATTCCATTGAAAATCTGAAATTCATTGCGTTTCAGTCTTTGCTGTCTATCTTTGAAACATGTTCTTAAAGCGCGGTTTTCTGCTGTATTTATCATGCTTATTTTTAATATTCTCCTGCAGCAATAAATTCCAAGGACAAAAAAACGCTCCGGAATATGATTCAGTGTCCGGATCCACACCTGATTACAGCTTGTCGAAAAACTGGGCTGCCTTACCGGAACTCAGGGATAATGCCGACCGTGTTCCGAGTCACAGTAGTGAAAAAAACATGCAATCTGAAGCGAAGGCCGATGTTTTCTTTATCCACCCAACGACTTACACCCGAACTACCGATCATTCCAAAGACTGGAATGCGAACATTGATGATCCGGAAATCAATAAACGAACTGATCAAACAACCATCCTTTACCAGGCGAGTACTTTCAACAGCTCTGCGCGTGTATTTGCTCCGCGATACAGACAAGCAAACATTTCATCCTATTTTACGAATCAGGTATCCGTAGCCAATGAAGCATTTGATCTCGCTTACACCGATGTAAAAAGTGCTTTTGAATATTATTTGAAAAATTACAATCAGGGACGACCAATTATTATTGCATCGCATAGTCAGGGCACTACTCACGCGATCCGTTTGCTGAAAGAATATTTTGACGGAAAGGAATTGTCCCGACAACTGGTCGCAGCTTACCTGGTTGGAATGCCGGTTTATGATTCTGTTTTTACAAAACTAAAACCCTGCGACGACTCCACTGAAACCGGATGCTATACTTCCTGGCGTACCTACGCGCGGGATTTTTATCCGGAAGGATATGTTCAACCGCTTCATCCGGCGGTATGCACAAATCCACTCAGCTGGAAAACGGATACAATAAATATTCCCAGGGAATTAAATCCCGGAACAATTCTTAAAAATTTCGATCGCATCGTTGAAAAAGTTTGTGATGCACAGGTGGATATAAAAGATGGTGTTTTGCGTATTTCAAGACCACATTTTACCGGCAGCCGTCTGTACAATCTGAAAAATTACCACATCGCGGATTTCAATCTCTTCTACATGAGTATCCGCCGAAACGCGCAAAAACGGATTGCCGAGTTTTTAAAACATCAGCGTAATTAGGCAAAGTCCCGTGTTATAATTTCTTAAAAATTCAATTTCCTTTCTTTGCTCACGTTATGGCTGAAATACGCATGCCATGACCACTCAATCATTCCTCACTTTACGCTTTCGTACCGCCTTGTTTTTATTCAGTATGTCCTTGTTTTGTTTCGCGCTGTCGGCCGTTCGATATTATTTCACAGGAACAGCTACCTATCTCTTCCTGAACTGGAATCTCTTTCTCGCATTTATACCATGGTGTGTCGGGACCATTCTTGCAGGATGGAAAAATCAACCCAAGGGAATCTTCGCTCTGTGTCTGCTCCTGGGAACATGGTTGCTTTTCTTTCCAAATTCTCCTTACATACTCACAGATCTCTTTCACCTGAAAGCACGAAATCCGGTTCCTCTATGGTATGACCTCATCGTTATACTTTCCTATGCATGGACCGGACTTGCATTCGGATTTATCAGTTTGTTTGAAATAGAAAATCTGTTGCTTCGCAAGTTACATCCGTTCCTGGTCGGAACGATTTCAACTGTACTTTTATTCCTTGGAAGTTTTGGCGTTTACCTTGGCCGTTACCAGCGCTGGAACAGCTGGGATATCATCAGTGAGCCAAGTCCATTGTTGTATGATATTGGAGAGCGAATTGCCAATCCGCTTTCTCATCCCCAAACCTGGGGCATGACTTTACTACTGGGAATCTTATTGAATATGATTTTCTGGACCATGAAATTCATGAAAACAGGAACCAACCTAACCGCGAATTTTCATCAGCTAAAAAAATAAAATTCCGCTACGGAATCGGGCTAAATTCTCCATTTCAGCTCATCAATCTAAAATCATCAATCTAAAATCTAAAATCTAAAATTAAAAGGGGAGACCATACAAAGATGACCTCCCCTCTTTAAAAAATTTTATCCTCGATTAACGCACTACCAATTTATAATTATAGGTGTT
The sequence above is drawn from the Bacteroidota bacterium genome and encodes:
- a CDS encoding DUF3089 domain-containing protein, with translation MSGSTPDYSLSKNWAALPELRDNADRVPSHSSEKNMQSEAKADVFFIHPTTYTRTTDHSKDWNANIDDPEINKRTDQTTILYQASTFNSSARVFAPRYRQANISSYFTNQVSVANEAFDLAYTDVKSAFEYYLKNYNQGRPIIIASHSQGTTHAIRLLKEYFDGKELSRQLVAAYLVGMPVYDSVFTKLKPCDDSTETGCYTSWRTYARDFYPEGYVQPLHPAVCTNPLSWKTDTINIPRELNPGTILKNFDRIVEKVCDAQVDIKDGVLRISRPHFTGSRLYNLKNYHIADFNLFYMSIRRNAQKRIAEFLKHQRN
- a CDS encoding response regulator transcription factor; translated protein: MYTPFSVGYFDKSASTIFLASFFFNHFDKLVKKSILISDFQELFEKVRHEKIDSLIINYQSLGFDSIPKIKLVKRSFPEISILVINFDHSEFELTHLLKAGVNAICPPNSSMENILLWAYELKPSEIRRNYLVTNKILKRIKSNIINSLTELSMIEIQCIKEFCSGFKHDEIGKRHNLSKRRIDNLFHSIRQKTSCNCQVDFVRFGLMFDLIDWRLLVFETAEKIKGL
- a CDS encoding DUF1361 domain-containing protein, with translation MTTQSFLTLRFRTALFLFSMSLFCFALSAVRYYFTGTATYLFLNWNLFLAFIPWCVGTILAGWKNQPKGIFALCLLLGTWLLFFPNSPYILTDLFHLKARNPVPLWYDLIVILSYAWTGLAFGFISLFEIENLLLRKLHPFLVGTISTVLLFLGSFGVYLGRYQRWNSWDIISEPSPLLYDIGERIANPLSHPQTWGMTLLLGILLNMIFWTMKFMKTGTNLTANFHQLKK